One window of the Streptomyces sp. TS71-3 genome contains the following:
- a CDS encoding ABC transporter ATP-binding protein — MTQSPFAHASSADEPSPSPTAPSTAPPGDSPAAAQQGACLSSAPADPADADPPGDWDTGPSGDGDSGSSGGGDTDPPRHVDADSLDHRYRGEHPLRTLAYLFRPDRGRLALAVGAFLVKHSPVWLLPLITANVLDVVVSHRPVTELWVNTAVLLVILLLNYPLNQLYVHCLATSIRRTSTVLRSALCRRMQQLSIGYHSRVSSSVLQAKVVRDVEAIEQMAKQSADLGLGAVVNLCGGLVTIGLRVPSFLPVFLVVVPAAAVLVRRLRGRLRGHNESFRREIEQLSSRVGEMTSLIPITRAHGLEHAALGRVDGSLRQVSAAGLRLDRLNGRFGSLAWILLNILGVACLSGSALVAYYGWLPLTAGDVVMLSAFFTVLTSSMTSLLGLAPIVTKGLESVRSAGEVLQAPDLESNAGKQRVERVAGRIDFEGVGFAYEGAGAPAVSDFSLCVRPGETVALVGASGAGKSTVLNLLVGFIRPTSGRILLDGTDMAGLDLRTYRRFLSVVPQESILFEGSVRENVAYGRGHADEAAVRQALRDANALEFVDRLPLGLDTVVGERGARLSGGQKQRLAIARALIRDPRVLVLDEATSALDNRSEALVQQALRRLVRGRTVFVVAHRLSTIQGADRIVVMDGGRIAEVGTHRQLLDRGGVYARLHPVAP; from the coding sequence ATGACGCAGTCGCCCTTCGCGCATGCATCTTCCGCCGACGAGCCGTCCCCCTCCCCCACCGCTCCGTCCACCGCCCCGCCCGGTGACTCCCCCGCCGCCGCTCAGCAAGGTGCCTGCCTCTCCTCCGCCCCGGCCGACCCCGCGGACGCCGATCCGCCGGGAGACTGGGACACGGGCCCGTCCGGGGACGGGGACTCCGGCTCTTCCGGAGGCGGGGACACCGACCCGCCCCGCCACGTCGATGCCGACTCGCTGGACCACCGATACCGAGGTGAACATCCGCTACGGACGCTCGCGTACCTCTTCCGCCCCGACCGCGGCCGGCTGGCCCTCGCGGTCGGGGCGTTCCTCGTCAAGCACAGTCCGGTGTGGCTGCTGCCGCTGATCACCGCCAACGTGCTGGACGTGGTGGTGTCGCACCGCCCCGTGACGGAGCTGTGGGTCAACACGGCGGTGCTGCTGGTGATCCTGCTGCTCAACTACCCGCTCAACCAGCTCTACGTGCACTGCCTGGCCACCAGCATCCGGCGCACCAGCACGGTGCTGCGCTCGGCCCTCTGCCGGCGGATGCAGCAGCTGTCGATCGGCTACCACTCCCGGGTGAGTTCGAGCGTGCTCCAGGCCAAGGTCGTGCGCGACGTCGAGGCGATCGAGCAGATGGCGAAGCAGTCCGCCGACCTGGGACTGGGGGCCGTGGTCAACCTCTGCGGCGGCCTGGTGACCATCGGGCTGCGCGTGCCGTCGTTCCTGCCGGTCTTCCTGGTGGTGGTACCGGCGGCTGCCGTTCTGGTGAGGCGGTTGCGCGGCAGGCTGCGCGGCCACAACGAGTCGTTCCGGCGCGAGATAGAGCAGCTGTCCTCGCGGGTGGGCGAGATGACGAGCCTGATACCGATCACCCGCGCCCACGGCCTGGAGCACGCGGCGCTGGGCCGGGTGGACGGCTCGCTGCGGCAGGTGTCCGCCGCCGGGCTGCGCCTGGACCGGCTCAACGGCAGGTTCGGCTCGCTGGCCTGGATCCTGCTCAACATCCTGGGCGTTGCCTGCCTCTCCGGCTCGGCACTGGTCGCCTACTACGGATGGCTGCCGCTCACGGCGGGCGACGTCGTCATGCTGAGCGCCTTCTTCACCGTGCTCACCAGCTCGATGACCAGCCTCCTCGGACTCGCCCCGATCGTCACCAAGGGCCTGGAGTCGGTGCGCTCGGCCGGCGAGGTCCTCCAGGCCCCGGACCTGGAGAGCAACGCGGGCAAGCAGCGCGTGGAGCGGGTCGCGGGCCGGATCGACTTCGAGGGGGTGGGATTCGCGTACGAGGGCGCCGGGGCGCCGGCCGTCAGCGATTTCAGCCTCTGCGTGCGGCCGGGCGAGACGGTCGCCCTGGTGGGCGCCTCGGGCGCGGGCAAGTCGACGGTGCTGAACCTCCTCGTCGGCTTCATCCGCCCCACCTCCGGGCGCATCCTCCTCGACGGCACGGACATGGCGGGGCTGGACCTGCGGACGTACCGCCGCTTCCTGTCCGTGGTCCCGCAGGAGTCGATCCTCTTCGAGGGCAGCGTCCGCGAGAACGTCGCCTACGGCCGGGGGCACGCGGACGAGGCGGCGGTGCGCCAGGCCCTGCGGGACGCCAACGCGCTGGAGTTCGTCGACCGGCTGCCGCTGGGCCTGGACACCGTGGTCGGGGAGCGCGGCGCCCGGCTGTCGGGAGGGCAGAAGCAGCGCCTTGCGATCGCGCGCGCCCTGATCCGGGATCCGCGGGTGCTCGTCCTCGACGAGGCCACCTCCGCGCTCGACAACCGTTCCGAGGCACTGGTCCAGCAGGCTCTGCGGCGGCTGGTGCGGGGCCGCACGGTCTTCGTGGTCGCCCACCGGCTCTCCACGATCCAGGGCGCCGACCGCATCGTCGTGATGGACGGCGGCCGTATCGCCGAGGTCGGCACCCACCGCCAGCTCCTCGACCGGGGCGGCGTCTACGCACGGCTGCATCCGGTGGCGCCGTGA
- a CDS encoding helix-turn-helix domain-containing protein translates to MSDLDQLTQSLARNLRRWRGERGYTLDGLASRAGVSRGMIIQIEQARTNPSVGTTVKLADALGVSIATLLDQDQSPTLRLVPEDQAVRMWSTPAGSSSTLLVGTEQRGPLELWAWKLMPGDTSTSDPHPVGTTELLHVEEGTLTVAVDGHDHTVPAGTSAVFESHVPHGYRNDGAEPVRMKMVVSVPPHP, encoded by the coding sequence GTGTCGGACCTCGACCAGCTCACGCAATCGCTCGCGCGCAACCTCCGGCGGTGGCGCGGCGAGCGCGGCTACACGCTCGACGGACTCGCCTCGCGCGCCGGGGTCAGCCGCGGAATGATCATCCAGATCGAGCAGGCGCGCACCAACCCCAGCGTCGGCACCACCGTCAAGCTCGCCGACGCGCTCGGCGTCAGCATCGCGACGCTGCTCGACCAGGACCAGAGCCCGACGCTCAGGCTGGTGCCGGAGGACCAGGCGGTGCGGATGTGGTCGACGCCCGCGGGCAGCAGCAGCACGCTCCTGGTGGGCACCGAGCAGCGCGGCCCCCTGGAGCTCTGGGCCTGGAAGCTGATGCCGGGCGACACCAGCACCTCGGACCCGCACCCGGTCGGCACCACCGAGCTGCTGCACGTCGAGGAGGGCACCCTCACCGTGGCCGTCGACGGGCACGACCACACCGTTCCGGCCGGCACCTCCGCCGTCTTCGAGTCCCACGTGCCGCACGGCTACCGCAACGACGGCGCCGAGCCGGTACGGATGAAGATGGTCGTGTCCGTTCCACCGCATCCCTGA
- a CDS encoding acyltransferase: MATNKNVFSSPVGWGRRLAQYLIHRCWAWAQAAGAVTAQHPGRLRFASIGAGTRLAFPQGTVFGEPWIQLGSHCIVAEQVTLTAGLVPGVDLGPEPVLRIGNGVVIGRGSHVIADTRVTIGDDCYFGPYVYITSTNHSYDDPHQPIGRQWPRMEPVEIGPGCWIGTGAVILPGAVVGRNVVVAAGAVVRGTVPDHTVVAGAPARVVRRWCPEDGWQPPLRTPAPVAIPEGITPEQLLALAAAEESEAANAAGGAEGRESGAGADGLTAGAATAGAATASAAITDTAGADAAMARGVSAET; encoded by the coding sequence GTGGCGACGAACAAGAACGTGTTCTCATCCCCGGTGGGCTGGGGGCGCCGTCTTGCGCAGTACCTGATCCACAGGTGCTGGGCGTGGGCCCAGGCTGCCGGAGCGGTGACCGCACAGCATCCGGGCCGGCTGCGGTTCGCTTCGATCGGGGCCGGGACCCGGCTCGCCTTTCCCCAGGGCACCGTCTTCGGCGAGCCGTGGATCCAGCTCGGATCCCACTGCATCGTCGCGGAGCAGGTCACCCTCACCGCCGGCCTGGTGCCGGGCGTCGACCTCGGGCCCGAGCCCGTGCTGCGGATCGGCAACGGGGTCGTCATCGGCCGCGGTAGCCACGTCATCGCGGACACCAGGGTCACCATCGGAGACGACTGCTACTTCGGTCCGTACGTGTACATCACTTCCACCAACCACTCGTACGACGACCCGCACCAGCCCATCGGCAGGCAGTGGCCCCGCATGGAGCCGGTCGAGATCGGCCCCGGCTGCTGGATCGGCACCGGCGCCGTGATCCTGCCCGGCGCCGTCGTGGGGCGGAACGTCGTGGTCGCCGCCGGCGCGGTGGTGCGCGGCACGGTGCCGGACCACACGGTGGTCGCCGGCGCGCCGGCCCGGGTGGTGCGGCGCTGGTGCCCCGAAGACGGCTGGCAGCCCCCGTTGCGTACGCCCGCACCCGTGGCCATCCCCGAGGGCATCACCCCCGAGCAACTGCTCGCACTCGCCGCCGCCGAGGAGTCGGAAGCGGCGAACGCCGCCGGAGGTGCGGAGGGCCGGGAGAGCGGGGCCGGCGCGGATGGCCTCACCGCGGGTGCCGCCACCGCCGGGGCTGCCACCGCGAGTGCAGCCATCACGGATACCGCTGGTGCGGACGCAGCCATGGCGAGGGGCGTCTCCGCGGAGACCTGA
- a CDS encoding tautomerase family protein encodes MRTPEALSCHDGDSSDRCRGGEPAEDAAPVVTLSMREAALGEPGASERLIAAVTDAVAGVLGESVRERVAVLLVGMPPGRSGVGGEVS; translated from the coding sequence ATGCGTACGCCGGAGGCTCTTTCTTGCCATGACGGCGACAGCAGCGACAGATGCCGCGGCGGCGAGCCGGCCGAGGACGCGGCGCCCGTCGTCACGTTGAGCATGCGCGAGGCCGCCCTCGGCGAGCCGGGCGCCTCCGAGCGGCTCATCGCCGCGGTCACGGACGCCGTGGCCGGGGTGCTCGGTGAGTCCGTGCGGGAACGGGTGGCCGTCCTGCTGGTCGGAATGCCGCCCGGCCGCTCCGGTGTCGGCGGCGAGGTGTCCTGA
- a CDS encoding YbaK/EbsC family protein codes for MRAPIGGFADAIPAPECLDRLVAPVADAVRQWTGSVPAEQLLHVDSEPEWADTATFVEHYGSDLLDTSANCVVVAGKRGGTTTLAACVVLSATRLDVNGVVRRHLGVRKASFAPMETATGESGMEYGGITPIGLPADWPLLVDSAVADLPHVLIGSGQRRGKLIVPGKALAGLPGAVVIEGLGA; via the coding sequence ATGCGTGCACCCATCGGAGGCTTCGCCGACGCCATCCCCGCCCCGGAGTGCCTGGACCGGCTCGTGGCACCGGTCGCGGACGCCGTGCGGCAGTGGACCGGCAGCGTTCCCGCAGAGCAGCTTCTCCACGTCGACAGCGAGCCCGAGTGGGCCGACACGGCGACGTTCGTCGAGCACTACGGGAGCGATCTGCTGGACACGTCGGCCAACTGCGTGGTCGTGGCGGGCAAGCGGGGCGGGACGACCACTCTCGCGGCCTGCGTGGTGCTGTCCGCCACCCGCCTCGACGTCAACGGCGTGGTCCGCCGCCACCTCGGGGTCCGCAAGGCCTCGTTCGCCCCGATGGAGACGGCCACCGGCGAGAGCGGCATGGAGTACGGCGGCATCACCCCCATCGGGCTGCCCGCGGACTGGCCGCTGCTGGTGGACTCGGCCGTCGCCGACCTTCCGCACGTCCTGATCGGCAGCGGGCAGCGCCGCGGAAAGCTCATCGTGCCGGGCAAGGCGCTCGCGGGGCTGCCCGGCGCCGTCGTCATCGAGGGCCTGGGAGCCTGA
- a CDS encoding DMT family transporter, which produces MSASIALLTSLLWGLADFGGGLLTRRIPALTVVVVSQSCAVVVLATLVAVTGGWPEAGPRLWFAVGAGLVGTVAMFSFYRALALGPMGVVSPLGSLSVAVPVGVGLVLGERPGILQAAGIAVAVIGVILAGGPELRGEPVQRRTVALTLVAAAGFGTVMALISHASTNTTGLFLALLVQRVTNVLVGGSALLVSIRRGKAALPQDGGIRVITGTLPALAFVGLADVAANGTYAVASRQGPVAVAAVLASLYPVVTALAARGFLSERLRGIQAAGAGLAILGAVLLATG; this is translated from the coding sequence ATGTCTGCTTCCATCGCCCTGCTCACCAGCCTGCTGTGGGGGCTGGCCGACTTCGGCGGCGGCCTGCTCACCAGACGCATCCCCGCGCTCACGGTGGTCGTGGTGTCGCAGAGCTGCGCCGTCGTGGTGCTCGCCACCCTGGTCGCCGTGACCGGCGGCTGGCCGGAGGCCGGACCCCGGCTCTGGTTCGCCGTCGGCGCCGGCCTGGTGGGCACGGTCGCCATGTTCTCCTTCTACCGCGCCCTGGCACTCGGCCCCATGGGAGTCGTCTCGCCCCTCGGCTCGCTCAGCGTCGCGGTCCCGGTGGGCGTGGGCCTGGTGCTGGGCGAGCGGCCCGGCATCCTCCAGGCCGCGGGCATCGCCGTCGCGGTGATCGGGGTGATACTCGCGGGCGGCCCGGAGCTGCGCGGCGAACCGGTGCAGCGCCGCACGGTCGCCCTCACCCTGGTCGCCGCGGCCGGTTTCGGCACGGTCATGGCCCTGATCTCGCACGCCTCCACGAACACGACGGGCCTGTTCCTCGCCCTCCTGGTACAGCGGGTCACCAATGTCCTGGTCGGCGGGTCGGCGCTCCTCGTGTCGATACGCAGGGGGAAGGCGGCGCTGCCCCAGGACGGCGGCATACGCGTGATCACGGGTACTCTGCCCGCGCTCGCCTTCGTGGGCCTGGCCGACGTCGCGGCGAACGGCACCTACGCCGTGGCATCCCGGCAGGGTCCGGTCGCCGTGGCCGCCGTGCTCGCCTCGCTCTACCCCGTGGTCACCGCGCTCGCGGCCCGCGGTTTCCTCAGCGAGCGGCTACGGGGGATACAGGCGGCAGGGGCGGGTCTGGCGATACTCGGGGCGGTGCTGCTGGCGACGGGGTGA